A genomic region of Planococcus kocurii contains the following coding sequences:
- a CDS encoding MarR family winged helix-turn-helix transcriptional regulator — protein sequence MNEDKQSVNHELERIAFMEKELRYISGIIKQKGREILNSYTITPPQFVALQWLFEHGDMTIGDLSNKMYLAFSTTTDLVDRMEKNELVVRIREEQDRRVVRIKLLKEGERVIEEVIQKRQEYLKTVLENFTQDEAVKFAALLEKLHTNMK from the coding sequence ATGAATGAAGACAAGCAAAGCGTCAATCATGAATTGGAGCGCATCGCGTTCATGGAAAAAGAGCTACGTTATATTTCGGGGATTATTAAGCAAAAAGGTCGGGAGATTTTAAATTCCTATACGATCACCCCTCCTCAATTTGTCGCATTGCAGTGGCTATTTGAGCATGGGGATATGACCATTGGAGATTTATCGAATAAGATGTATTTAGCGTTCAGCACGACGACGGATTTAGTTGACCGTATGGAGAAAAATGAACTGGTTGTCCGTATTCGCGAAGAACAGGATCGTCGCGTTGTTCGTATAAAATTGTTAAAAGAAGGCGAACGCGTCATTGAAGAAGTGATTCAAAAACGCCAGGAATACTTGAAAACCGTATTAGAGAATTTTACTCAAGACGAGGCTGTGAAATTTGCGGCGTTACTTGAAAAATTGCATACCAACATGAAATAG
- a CDS encoding acyl-CoA thioesterase has translation MTANYIGNLEEWKQEFIFSAPVQVRFSETDMFGHVNNTVPIAYFEFARIEFMKEMGLMQRWLKTGNELFPVVADMQVDFVQQVFFDEKLKVYVKIARIGTSSVDVHYWTVNEKEETCFTGRGAIVQISKHTGKGHPWSDQEIEMLQSKQLISAKK, from the coding sequence ATGACAGCGAATTACATTGGAAATTTGGAGGAGTGGAAGCAGGAATTTATCTTTTCTGCTCCGGTTCAAGTTCGTTTTTCTGAAACTGATATGTTTGGGCATGTTAATAACACCGTGCCGATTGCTTATTTTGAATTTGCCCGAATCGAATTTATGAAAGAAATGGGATTGATGCAGCGCTGGTTAAAAACGGGCAACGAGTTGTTTCCCGTCGTAGCAGATATGCAAGTAGATTTTGTCCAACAAGTATTCTTTGATGAAAAGTTAAAAGTTTACGTCAAAATAGCGCGCATCGGAACTTCTTCTGTCGACGTTCATTACTGGACTGTCAACGAAAAAGAGGAAACTTGTTTTACGGGAAGAGGAGCCATTGTCCAAATATCGAAACACACGGGAAAAGGTCACCCTTGGTCAGACCAAGAGATTGAAATGCTTCAGAGCAAGCAATTGATCAGTGCAAAAAAATAA
- the sdhB gene encoding succinate dehydrogenase iron-sulfur subunit — protein sequence MGEAAKTVIFEIERRNSTDEDSYWEKFELPYKMNMNVISALMEIRRNPVNMEGKKTTPVNWDMNCLEEVCGACSMVINGKARQSCTALIDQLEQPIRLQPMKTFPVVRDLVIDRSRMFDSLKKVKAWVPIDGTHDLGDGPRMPERKRQWAYELSKCMTCGVCLEACPNVNDKSDFIGAAPLSQVRLMNAHPTGSMNRDARLNAIMGEGGLAGCGNSQNCVESCPKGIPLTTSIAALNRDTTVQMFRNFFGSDRMVD from the coding sequence ATGGGTGAAGCAGCAAAAACGGTAATATTTGAAATCGAACGCAGAAACTCTACGGATGAAGATTCGTATTGGGAAAAGTTCGAATTGCCATATAAGATGAACATGAATGTCATTTCGGCATTGATGGAAATTCGTCGTAACCCTGTCAACATGGAAGGGAAAAAAACCACTCCTGTAAACTGGGACATGAACTGTCTAGAAGAGGTTTGTGGCGCATGTTCAATGGTTATCAATGGCAAAGCACGTCAATCGTGTACGGCTTTGATTGATCAGTTAGAACAGCCAATCCGTCTTCAACCGATGAAAACATTCCCTGTTGTTCGTGACCTTGTCATTGACCGCAGTCGGATGTTCGATTCGTTGAAGAAAGTTAAAGCATGGGTGCCAATCGATGGTACACATGACCTTGGAGATGGACCACGTATGCCTGAGCGTAAGCGTCAATGGGCTTACGAACTATCTAAATGTATGACTTGCGGCGTATGTCTTGAAGCATGCCCGAACGTTAATGATAAATCCGATTTTATCGGAGCTGCACCACTGTCACAAGTTCGCTTGATGAACGCGCATCCAACAGGCTCTATGAACCGCGATGCTCGCTTGAATGCGATCATGGGTGAAGGTGGATTGGCAGGATGTGGTAACTCTCAAAACTGTGTGGAGTCTTGTCCAAAAGGAATTCCATTGACAACTTCAATCGCAGCACTAAACCGCGACACAACTGTACAAATGTTCCGTAACTTCTTCGGAAGCGACAGAATGGTTGACTAG
- the sdhA gene encoding succinate dehydrogenase flavoprotein subunit codes for MAKGKITIVGGGLAGLMAAIKVAEAGSPADLFSIVPVKRSHSVCAQGGINGAVNTKGEGDSPDIHFDDTVYGGDFLANQRPVKAMADAAPGIIRMFDRMGVMFNRTPEGLLDFRRFGGTMYHRTAFAGATTGQQLLYALDEQVRRYEVAGLITKYEGWEFLGLVLDEQGVGKGITAQNMTTMEIKSFRADAVIMATGGPGIIFGKSTNSVINTGSAASIVYQQGAYYANGEFIQIHPTAIPGDDKLRLMSESARGEGGRIWTYKDGKPWYFLEEKYPAYGNLVPRDIATREIFDVCVNQKLGINGENMVYLDLSHKDPKELDIKLGGIIEIYEKFTGDDPRKVPMKIFPAVHYSMGGLWVDDHQMTSIPGVLAAGECDYSQHGGNRLGANSLLSAIYGGMVAGPNAIEYVNGLAVLAEDLPSVIYDQHEAEEQRKWEEILALNGTENAYVLHKELGEWMTDNVTVVRYNDRLQKTDEKIQELLERFNQISITDTQLWSNQGAMFTRQLRNMLHLARAITIGALMRNESRGAHYKPDFPERNDEEFLKTTMAKFNGFDAPIFHYEEVDTSLIPPRKRDYSAKA; via the coding sequence ATGGCGAAGGGCAAAATTACAATCGTCGGTGGTGGCCTTGCTGGCTTAATGGCAGCAATTAAAGTTGCAGAAGCAGGCTCTCCCGCTGATTTATTCTCAATCGTTCCAGTTAAGCGGTCCCACTCAGTATGTGCACAAGGCGGGATCAACGGAGCGGTTAATACAAAAGGTGAAGGGGATTCTCCAGACATCCACTTTGATGATACCGTTTACGGTGGAGACTTCCTAGCGAACCAGCGTCCCGTGAAAGCAATGGCAGATGCGGCACCTGGAATTATTCGCATGTTCGATCGGATGGGCGTTATGTTTAACCGTACGCCAGAAGGTCTATTGGACTTCCGTCGTTTTGGTGGAACAATGTACCACAGAACAGCGTTTGCTGGTGCTACAACGGGTCAACAACTATTATATGCACTAGATGAGCAAGTTCGTCGCTATGAAGTGGCTGGACTGATCACGAAATATGAAGGTTGGGAATTCCTCGGTCTTGTTCTTGATGAGCAAGGCGTTGGTAAAGGGATCACAGCTCAAAACATGACGACCATGGAAATTAAATCGTTCCGTGCGGATGCTGTTATTATGGCAACTGGCGGACCGGGAATTATTTTTGGGAAATCGACGAACTCTGTTATTAATACAGGTTCAGCGGCTTCTATCGTTTATCAACAAGGAGCTTATTACGCAAACGGCGAATTTATCCAAATTCACCCTACAGCTATTCCAGGAGACGATAAACTGCGCTTAATGTCAGAATCGGCTCGTGGAGAAGGTGGACGTATTTGGACTTACAAAGACGGCAAGCCTTGGTATTTCCTTGAAGAAAAGTATCCAGCATACGGAAACCTAGTACCGCGTGATATTGCAACGCGTGAAATTTTTGATGTGTGTGTCAACCAAAAACTCGGCATTAATGGCGAGAATATGGTGTACTTGGATCTTTCTCATAAAGACCCGAAAGAGCTTGACATCAAGTTGGGCGGAATCATCGAAATCTATGAGAAATTCACAGGTGATGATCCTCGTAAAGTACCGATGAAAATTTTCCCAGCTGTTCATTACTCAATGGGCGGACTATGGGTAGATGATCATCAAATGACAAGCATTCCGGGCGTTTTAGCAGCAGGCGAATGTGATTATTCTCAGCATGGGGGTAACCGTTTAGGTGCGAACTCCTTGCTGTCAGCGATTTATGGTGGTATGGTCGCAGGACCGAATGCTATTGAATACGTAAATGGCTTGGCGGTTCTTGCGGAAGACCTTCCTTCAGTGATCTATGATCAGCATGAAGCTGAGGAGCAACGCAAATGGGAAGAAATTTTGGCATTGAATGGTACAGAAAATGCTTACGTTCTGCACAAAGAATTAGGCGAGTGGATGACAGATAACGTAACCGTTGTGCGCTATAATGATCGTTTACAGAAGACGGATGAGAAAATCCAAGAACTTCTTGAACGTTTCAATCAGATTAGCATTACAGATACGCAACTTTGGAGTAACCAAGGCGCAATGTTTACACGTCAATTGCGCAATATGCTTCATTTAGCTCGAGCAATCACAATCGGAGCGCTTATGCGCAACGAAAGTCGCGGAGCTCATTACAAACCGGATTTCCCGGAACGTAATGACGAGGAATTCTTGAAAACAACGATGGCTAAATTTAATGGCTTTGATGCACCAATCTTCCATTATGAAGAAGTTGACACATCGTTGATTCCACCGCGTAAACGTGATTATTCAGCAAAAGCATAA
- a CDS encoding succinate dehydrogenase cytochrome b558 subunit: protein MDNNREFFMRRLHSLLGIIPIGIFLTQHLIVNHFATQGEEAFNKASYFLAHLPFVIFLEIFVIYLPILYHAFYGLYIAFTAKNNPGHYSYMRNMLFVAQRYTGVFLVVFIAWHIFETRFQVAIGAAAEADFNMMANILDNPWMMAFYIVGVVAATFHFANGLWSFLVTWGITQSAAAQKNATYFTLLVFIVLSVIGIRALFAFV, encoded by the coding sequence TTGGATAACAATCGTGAATTTTTTATGCGTAGGCTGCACTCATTGTTGGGAATTATTCCTATCGGTATATTCTTAACGCAGCACCTAATTGTCAACCATTTTGCTACACAGGGGGAAGAGGCATTCAACAAGGCATCTTACTTTTTGGCACATCTTCCATTCGTCATTTTCCTGGAGATCTTTGTCATTTACCTGCCGATTTTGTATCATGCGTTCTACGGCCTATACATAGCGTTTACTGCGAAGAACAATCCTGGGCATTATAGCTATATGCGCAATATGTTGTTTGTTGCACAGCGCTATACAGGAGTCTTCCTAGTAGTCTTTATCGCTTGGCACATCTTTGAAACAAGATTCCAAGTTGCAATCGGAGCAGCTGCTGAAGCTGACTTTAACATGATGGCAAACATCTTAGACAATCCTTGGATGATGGCATTCTACATTGTTGGTGTAGTGGCAGCAACTTTCCACTTTGCAAATGGACTTTGGTCGTTCCTTGTTACTTGGGGAATTACACAATCTGCAGCAGCACAAAAAAACGCAACTTATTTCACACTTCTAGTATTTATTGTGTTATCGGTTATTGGTATCAGAGCATTGTTTGCATTCGTTTAA